The genomic DNA GGATCATGAACCCCAAAAGGCCGACAGTGAGCGCATCCTCGAGAATGCGTCCGACACGTTCAAGCTGCTGCACAAAAGATCGCTTACTCACTGCGCCCCGCTCCATTCCGCACGGCATTCATTGAGACAGCCCAGCAGCAACTCGAAAACGGTCTTCGAATAGATTCCTTCATCGGCCAACCGCAATTCGACCGATATGGCATCTTTCCGCCATGTCTCGATATCCGCCGAATCGATGGTCACGAATTCGATGCCCTGTTTCTTCATCGCCTCGATCGCCAGCCCATTATCGGCAGCCCCCTGCTGGTTGAATTCCCTGTAAATACGGCTCATGACTTCATCAACCACCAGTTGGTCTTCCGGCTTGATCCGGGAATAGACCCGGCGATCAAGAGCCAGCACGGCTACAACGTACACCAATGGCGTATCAACCACATACCTGATCTTGGTGTGCCATTGAAAAGCCAGAGCGGCTGTTGGGGTTGCGACCACGATATCCAGAAGCCCGGTTTGCAGGCCGGTCATGACGTCGATCATGTTCAAGGACACGGGGGAAACGTTCAGGGATTCGAGAACAGCATAACTCACGATATCCCCTTCCGGGACCCACACCTTCCGTTCCCTGACGTCGTCCATCCCCCGCAGAAGGCTGCTGCTCATGAGATTGGCGAAACCACCTCCGGCAAATCCGAAACTGACGAACCCCTTTTCGAGCAACCCCTTCTTGAGTATCGGATCGATTTTTTCCCTGACGGTCCGGACTTCTTCCGCACTACGAAAAAGGAACGGCAGGCTGTACAGTTTCAGGTCCGCATACACGGCAGAGAGGCCGCCTGCGGTAAAGGCGCCTCCATGCAACTGACCGACGCGGATCTTTCGCAACACACTCTTGTCGTTGCCCATGACCCCGCCGCCATAAAACTTGATCGACACCCGCCCTTGGGTGCGTTCCTTGATCTCCTTGGCCCCAGCCCGCATCTGGTTCATCCAGTAGGAACCTTCAGGCACAGCCGTGGCAATCTTCAACGTCACAGCCAGCGCGGACGAGCCGGAAACAAGCACAAAAAGAATGGTCAATATCATTACAAGTCGTCGCATGCGTAATGGCTCCATCGTATTTGAAGTTCAATCAGAAATAATCGGTTCCCGATTCCAACAGGACCACGG from uncultured Pseudodesulfovibrio sp. includes the following:
- the dctP gene encoding TRAP transporter substrate-binding protein DctP, translating into MRRLVMILTILFVLVSGSSALAVTLKIATAVPEGSYWMNQMRAGAKEIKERTQGRVSIKFYGGGVMGNDKSVLRKIRVGQLHGGAFTAGGLSAVYADLKLYSLPFLFRSAEEVRTVREKIDPILKKGLLEKGFVSFGFAGGGFANLMSSSLLRGMDDVRERKVWVPEGDIVSYAVLESLNVSPVSLNMIDVMTGLQTGLLDIVVATPTAALAFQWHTKIRYVVDTPLVYVVAVLALDRRVYSRIKPEDQLVVDEVMSRIYREFNQQGAADNGLAIEAMKKQGIEFVTIDSADIETWRKDAISVELRLADEGIYSKTVFELLLGCLNECRAEWSGAQ